One Candidatus Nitrososphaera evergladensis SR1 genomic window carries:
- a CDS encoding radical SAM protein → MVDIIYGRGFTDLAREMPFYISIFKKIIAYRLFKSKQPMYGSVDVNNICNLHCTHCYWWLNRKEGEDLTAEDWRKIIKEKINKNHLFVVTLVGGEPTMRPDVIQTFCEEMPRRVCVVTNATFPLKRFDNLYFYWVSMDGTEKIHDMIRGKGSYAKTKQNILDYIAGPDRQGKAAWRDIWITMTINSQNYMTVEDLTEEWRGKVNKIGFQFHTPFAKGDPLFMPFGEKRSEVVDKIIALKKKYPDFVINSPKQISLMKGNWGGIGTTPVDCPSWAIMSFDHMGRIKMPCCIGSADPKAQKPLCEECGLGCYSILVAQGIVGN, encoded by the coding sequence ATGGTAGATATAATCTACGGCAGGGGCTTTACCGACCTTGCCCGCGAGATGCCCTTTTACATCAGCATTTTCAAAAAGATCATCGCTTATCGCCTTTTCAAGAGCAAGCAGCCCATGTACGGCTCTGTAGACGTCAACAATATCTGCAACCTGCACTGCACGCACTGCTACTGGTGGCTCAACCGCAAGGAAGGCGAAGACCTCACCGCGGAGGACTGGCGCAAGATAATCAAGGAAAAGATAAACAAGAACCACCTCTTTGTCGTGACACTGGTGGGAGGCGAGCCTACCATGCGCCCAGACGTCATCCAGACTTTTTGCGAGGAAATGCCCCGGCGAGTTTGCGTCGTGACAAACGCCACTTTTCCGCTAAAGCGCTTTGACAACCTCTACTTCTACTGGGTCTCGATGGACGGCACGGAAAAGATCCACGACATGATTCGCGGCAAGGGCTCGTACGCCAAGACAAAACAGAACATCCTCGACTATATCGCCGGGCCGGACAGGCAGGGCAAGGCCGCATGGAGGGACATCTGGATAACCATGACGATAAACTCGCAGAACTATATGACCGTTGAAGACCTGACAGAGGAGTGGCGTGGAAAGGTAAACAAGATAGGGTTCCAGTTCCACACGCCCTTTGCGAAGGGCGACCCGCTGTTTATGCCCTTTGGGGAAAAGCGCAGCGAAGTGGTGGACAAGATAATTGCGCTAAAGAAAAAGTATCCTGACTTTGTGATAAACTCTCCAAAGCAGATCTCCCTCATGAAGGGCAACTGGGGCGGCATTGGGACCACTCCTGTAGACTGCCCGTCGTGGGCAATCATGTCGTTTGACCACATGGGGCGCATAAAGATGCCCTGCTGCATAGGAAGCGCGGATCCAAAGGCGCAAAAGCCGCTCTGCGAAGAGTGCGGCCTAGGCTGCTATTCCATACTCGTGGCGCAGGGCATAGTCGGCAACTAG
- a CDS encoding cyclase family protein, with translation MMMKKVIDLTMSVSPAIKVFPGSLQPTFVGWSRFDVHGYDSEVMHMSTHTGTHMDAPSHFAPGKQAIDDISASRLVTQAVLVKVPKKADQLIEVSDISEEVRQGDTVVFATGWERQYKNSHYMTKNPGLSGKAAAYLVDKQVNAVAIDGPSIDAGFDVKFTAHNILLPSGVLAVENLCNLDKIKQKRFTLVVAPLKLAGASGSPVRALALL, from the coding sequence ATGATGATGAAAAAAGTTATCGACCTCACTATGAGCGTGTCGCCGGCAATCAAGGTATTTCCCGGCTCGCTCCAGCCGACATTTGTCGGCTGGTCCAGATTTGACGTGCACGGCTATGACTCTGAGGTGATGCACATGAGCACCCACACAGGCACACACATGGACGCGCCGTCCCACTTTGCGCCGGGCAAACAGGCAATTGACGATATTTCTGCGTCGAGGCTTGTCACGCAGGCAGTACTTGTCAAGGTGCCAAAAAAGGCAGACCAGCTCATCGAGGTAAGCGACATTTCAGAAGAGGTCAGGCAGGGCGACACGGTTGTGTTTGCCACAGGCTGGGAGCGACAATACAAAAACAGCCATTACATGACGAAAAACCCGGGCTTGTCGGGCAAGGCTGCAGCCTATCTTGTAGACAAACAGGTTAACGCCGTGGCAATAGATGGCCCAAGCATTGACGCCGGCTTTGACGTAAAATTCACGGCGCACAACATCCTCTTGCCGTCAGGTGTGCTTGCCGTCGAGAACCTCTGCAACCTTGACAAGATAAAGCAAAAGAGGTTCACGCTGGTAGTTGCGCCGCTAAAGCTGGCTGGCGCGTCAGGCTCGCCCGTGAGGGCGCTTGCGCTTCTCTAG
- a CDS encoding Lrp/AsnC ligand binding domain-containing protein, producing MPTAYVLINCDLGSEEDIIRDLKKLPEAVEVSGVYGVYDIIAKIRSDTMDKLRETITWHVRKIDKVRSTLTMIVIEGQGEKKK from the coding sequence ATGCCAACAGCATATGTCCTTATCAACTGCGACCTTGGTTCTGAAGAAGACATCATCCGGGACCTGAAAAAGCTGCCGGAAGCAGTAGAGGTGAGCGGCGTGTATGGCGTGTACGACATTATCGCCAAGATACGCTCTGACACTATGGACAAGCTGCGAGAGACCATCACCTGGCATGTACGCAAGATAGACAAGGTGCGCTCTACACTGACCATGATAGTGATAGAGGGTCAGGGAGAGAAGAAAAAGTAA
- a CDS encoding aminotransferase class V-fold PLP-dependent enzyme, giving the protein MTAVQDASPDLRLDFPITKKTIYMNNGAVAPTPLAVVKATTDFMVKCADEGPDAQATSDYITSLLKELRTRVAHLINCEPEEVVLTQSTTEGINIVANGISWKKGDTIIARGGKHEHPANYLPWLRLSQKGTIASLKELVIDENGFFDLAELEKAAKGSRLVTMSHALYNTGAIMPLEEVGSIVAGENNALFCVDAAQTAGTIKIDVKKIGCHFMAFPGFKWLCGPMGIGVLYCSKKAAEALEPPSIGGESAIVSDSGIIAAREMPHRLQTGFRNYPGAAGLEAALRYVLRVGIDNIRSANMKVAEALREELGRIQGVTLYGPQDAEKRTSIVTFSVPKDPSMIVRKLEEENRIVLAEREAGGRRKIIRAAPHFFNTEAEAATVAAQIKALLG; this is encoded by the coding sequence ATGACAGCGGTTCAAGACGCATCGCCCGACCTGAGGCTTGACTTTCCGATAACAAAAAAGACGATATACATGAACAACGGCGCCGTGGCGCCGACTCCACTTGCAGTGGTCAAGGCCACGACCGACTTTATGGTAAAGTGCGCCGACGAGGGCCCTGACGCGCAGGCCACTTCCGACTATATCACTTCGCTGCTAAAAGAGCTCCGGACGCGGGTGGCGCACCTGATAAACTGCGAGCCGGAAGAAGTGGTCCTTACCCAGAGCACCACGGAGGGCATCAACATCGTCGCAAACGGTATTTCGTGGAAAAAGGGCGACACGATAATCGCAAGAGGAGGAAAGCACGAGCACCCTGCCAACTATTTGCCATGGCTGCGCCTGTCTCAAAAAGGCACAATAGCATCACTGAAAGAACTTGTGATAGACGAAAACGGCTTTTTCGATCTGGCTGAGCTGGAAAAAGCCGCCAAGGGTAGCAGGCTTGTCACGATGAGCCACGCGCTGTACAACACGGGCGCAATAATGCCGCTTGAAGAGGTCGGCAGCATTGTAGCAGGCGAGAACAACGCCCTGTTTTGCGTGGACGCGGCGCAGACTGCCGGCACCATCAAGATAGACGTCAAAAAGATAGGCTGCCACTTTATGGCGTTTCCCGGCTTCAAGTGGCTGTGCGGTCCAATGGGCATAGGGGTTTTGTACTGCAGCAAAAAGGCCGCAGAGGCGCTAGAGCCGCCCTCGATTGGAGGCGAGTCGGCCATAGTTTCCGACAGCGGCATCATCGCCGCAAGAGAAATGCCTCACCGCCTGCAGACAGGCTTTAGGAATTATCCGGGCGCAGCCGGCCTTGAAGCGGCGCTGCGTTATGTGCTTCGCGTCGGAATCGACAACATACGTTCTGCGAACATGAAGGTTGCAGAGGCGCTAAGAGAAGAGCTTGGCAGGATTCAGGGCGTGACGCTGTACGGACCGCAAGACGCAGAAAAGCGCACATCGATAGTCACATTTTCAGTTCCAAAGGATCCGTCGATGATAGTGAGAAAGCTGGAAGAAGAAAATAGAATAGTGCTTGCCGAGCGCGAGGCTGGCGGAAGAAGAAAGATAATCAGGGCTGCGCCTCACTTTTTCAATACGGAGGCAGAGGCTGCAACCGTTGCAGCCCAGATAAAGGCACTGCTAGGGTAA